The proteins below come from a single Mycobacteriales bacterium genomic window:
- a CDS encoding class I SAM-dependent methyltransferase has translation MTVDPRPIEAVKDGGWRQIAAVNAALDRGEIDEAGWHAGVMDLVVPAYLGADTPWGQSGKSGTAADWEAGRRLVMDAVDADGSFLDIGCASGYLMQSVQRWGRDRGLAVEPYGLDIAPELAELARSRLPEWVDRIWVGNALHWRAPGGRRFDVVRTGLEYVPQRRHLDLVEHLLESVVGRRLIIGVFTEEIAERFTERALTEAGFSVAGRSETAHSDDRVMRRLLWIDR, from the coding sequence ATGACCGTGGACCCCAGGCCGATCGAGGCGGTCAAAGACGGTGGTTGGCGGCAGATCGCCGCCGTCAACGCCGCCCTGGATCGCGGTGAGATCGACGAGGCAGGCTGGCACGCCGGGGTGATGGACTTGGTGGTCCCTGCGTATCTCGGCGCCGACACGCCATGGGGCCAGTCCGGCAAGAGCGGCACGGCCGCGGACTGGGAAGCTGGCCGGCGGCTCGTGATGGATGCCGTCGATGCCGACGGAAGCTTCCTCGACATCGGCTGTGCGAGTGGGTATCTGATGCAGTCCGTGCAGCGGTGGGGCCGCGATCGGGGCCTCGCGGTGGAGCCCTACGGCCTGGATATCGCCCCCGAACTGGCCGAACTCGCCCGGTCGCGCCTGCCCGAGTGGGTCGACCGCATCTGGGTCGGTAATGCCCTGCACTGGCGCGCACCCGGAGGTCGACGCTTCGACGTCGTACGCACCGGGCTGGAATACGTCCCACAGCGCCGGCACCTCGATCTCGTCGAGCACCTGCTCGAGTCCGTGGTCGGCCGTCGGCTCATCATTGGAGTGTTCACCGAGGAGATCGCGGAGAGATTCACCGAGCGGGCGCTCACCGAGGCCGGGTTTTCGGTCGCCGGGCGTAGCGAGACGGCGCACTCCGACGACCGGGTGATGCGCAGACTGTTGTGGATCGACCGCTGA
- a CDS encoding phytanoyl-CoA dioxygenase family protein codes for MQVTATPPTAAGRPLDIDPAAFGELRASDDAAHDATELRRRLDADGYLFLPGYLVRDDVLTARRELLDRLAHLGWLAPGEVDDAVPARDKGEPFGMNELAGSSPGLQHLLYGPRMLSLFEGLFDDQVRHFDFTWLRVVGPGHGTLPHMDNVFMNRGTDKLLTAWTPLGDIDTNLGGVAVLEGSHRLDDIIRDYATRDVDTYCANSDDPEELAKARSGLPWGGTLTDDPVGLRERLGLRWVTRDYRAGDLLVFTMHTAHLGLDNNTSDRFRLSSDSRYQPASEPADPRWVGTNPTAHGAASKQGLIC; via the coding sequence ATGCAGGTCACCGCCACGCCCCCAACCGCGGCCGGGCGCCCCCTCGACATCGACCCCGCGGCGTTCGGCGAGCTGAGAGCGAGTGACGACGCGGCGCACGACGCGACCGAGCTCCGCCGGCGCCTCGACGCGGACGGATACCTCTTCCTCCCCGGCTATCTCGTGCGGGACGACGTACTGACCGCCAGACGGGAGCTACTGGACCGGCTCGCCCACCTGGGTTGGCTCGCTCCCGGCGAGGTCGATGACGCCGTACCGGCGCGCGACAAGGGCGAACCCTTCGGGATGAACGAGTTGGCCGGCAGCTCCCCCGGGCTGCAGCATCTGCTCTACGGCCCTCGCATGCTCTCGCTGTTCGAAGGTCTCTTCGACGATCAGGTGCGGCACTTCGATTTCACTTGGCTGCGGGTGGTCGGGCCCGGCCACGGGACCCTGCCGCACATGGACAACGTGTTCATGAACCGCGGCACGGACAAACTGCTGACGGCATGGACACCACTCGGCGACATCGACACCAACTTGGGAGGCGTCGCCGTACTCGAAGGCTCGCACCGGCTCGACGACATCATCCGTGACTACGCGACCCGCGACGTCGACACCTACTGCGCCAACTCCGACGATCCAGAGGAACTCGCCAAGGCCCGGAGCGGCCTGCCCTGGGGCGGGACGCTGACCGACGACCCGGTCGGCCTCCGGGAGCGGCTCGGTCTGCGCTGGGTGACCCGCGACTACCGCGCCGGCGACCTGCTGGTCTTCACCATGCACACCGCACACCTCGGACTGGACAACAACACGTCCGACCGTTTCCGGCTGTCCTCCGATTCCCGCTATCAACCGGCGTCGGAGCCGGCCGATCCTCGCTGGGTCGGCACCAACCCAACCGCCCACGGAGCGGCGAGCAAGCAGGGCCTTATCTGCTGA
- a CDS encoding phytanoyl-CoA dioxygenase family protein, with protein MSVSLPERLETDQRRRFHEDGYLVLRGLITPDEVADLLANFMGLHAAGPIPDFYEPVAMEEAEGDLLKVYPRIINPHLVNALSRRYLLDSRFGSVAGELLGEEPLAAQSMFYFKPPGARGQALHQDNFYLRVEPGTCVAAWLACDRVDVDNGGLEVVPGTHAMDLFCPDQADTSISFTREFVPPPPGLEAVPVHLDPGDVLFFNGSLIHGSPPNTSADRFRRSFICHYVGRSAQRLSRWYREPLTMSGDPVAIDHNPWGGPCGTEDDPGPH; from the coding sequence ATGAGCGTGTCTCTGCCGGAACGGCTCGAGACCGACCAGCGCCGCCGCTTCCACGAAGACGGATACCTCGTTCTGCGCGGCCTCATCACCCCCGACGAGGTGGCGGATCTGCTCGCCAACTTCATGGGGTTGCACGCGGCCGGGCCGATTCCCGACTTCTACGAGCCCGTGGCGATGGAGGAGGCCGAGGGCGATCTGCTCAAGGTCTATCCGCGCATCATCAACCCGCACCTGGTCAATGCGTTGTCGCGGCGCTACCTGCTGGATTCCCGGTTCGGCAGCGTCGCCGGTGAACTGCTCGGTGAGGAACCCCTTGCCGCGCAGAGCATGTTCTACTTCAAGCCACCCGGCGCGCGGGGGCAGGCCCTGCACCAGGACAACTTCTACCTGCGGGTCGAGCCGGGCACCTGCGTGGCCGCCTGGCTCGCCTGCGACCGGGTCGACGTGGACAACGGCGGCCTCGAGGTCGTACCCGGAACGCATGCCATGGACCTCTTCTGCCCCGACCAGGCCGACACCAGCATCTCCTTCACGCGCGAATTCGTCCCGCCACCGCCGGGACTCGAAGCGGTGCCGGTGCACCTCGACCCGGGTGACGTGCTCTTCTTCAACGGCAGCCTCATCCACGGCTCGCCGCCCAATACCTCGGCCGACCGGTTCCGGCGTTCGTTCATCTGCCATTACGTCGGCCGCTCCGCACAGCGGCTGTCCCGGTGGTACCGCGAACCCCTGACGATGTCGGGCGACCCGGTGGCCATCGACCACAATCCTTGGGGTGGGCCATGCGGCACCGAAGACGACCCCGGCCCGCACTGA